The DNA segment AACATTTTTCAGGAACTTGAAATTACATTATTTGGACCAATGACAGTAGGACAGAATAGTGAGTctagttaaaagcaatttaatcaGTATACCCTGCTTATGATTAAATGCATGTTTGGAAAGCCTTCAATAAAATAAGGGGGTCTCCCAACTGATCTCTACTATATCAGCAGACcacagtgttttgttttgtttttgctccaCAGAGcaactgttatttttttatttggacatGTTTTGACAGACCAGTATGAAAACATAATCAAATGAGCAAATAACATATACCgtgttttccggactataagttgcagtttttttcatagtttggtcggaggtgcgacttatactcgggagcgacttatgtgtgaaattattaacacattatatcatttcacatgttattttcacactaagcggcaagagggcgctctaggcctgtggaataattgtaaCTGCAACTGTCGATGAGTCTGACATAAgcgacgtagaagaggaagcacCGCATCTTCTATTTCCGGAGTTAGCAGAATTGTTTATAGAGGATGACGATTCCGTTGAATTTAATCCTTTGGAATGacgcggatggtttgataaacttatTAGCATGTTTTTTATGCTATAATTATCTGAATAACTTAGTATGTTACAtgaggcacgttctcagttggttgtttatgtgtcatgtaatgttagcataccgtacaattattcagcctgttgttgcctctatcAGTTCCTCCTGAAATGTGAGCGACTGTGCGATTTCCCAGTATGACGTAACTTACCACAGTCTCTTAGCATCTACTAAGAGGAAATGTGCTTACGTTGATGAGGTAATATGACAGAAAGTGACAGACTTACTGTAAATTGATGGGAGAATCTATACTGCCTCAAATGTGAGTGACTGTGGGATTTCCCCACCCTTATGCACATGGCAGAATATGACCCTGAGTGACAagcaatcattcacactcacaccatcATTGAGACTTAAATCCATAATGCCTGCATAGAAATCAGACGATAGAACTGTGACACATTATCAATTGAATTGTTACTGTGAGATTCCCAAACCTGGTAAATGTAGCAGACAAATAAAAGACTATGGTCACATGAATACTGCCAAACACAGCGAATTAGAACATACCATTACCCTGCCAAAAGTAATTGAGGGCAAATAGAAAAGTGACTGTATGCAAAAAGTAGCATGTGTAAATATGTAAGTCTATTTTTATAGTCATTAACTCTGACCGGTCTGTCTTCTTTCTTTCAGAgcaccaatgtccaacacaaccATCACCTCCAATGCCTCGGGGGACCAACATTTTTGTCCCCTGCTGCAGATCATGCAGGAGCATGCCCTGAACAACCAGACAAAGACCAATTGGATCGTTGTTTGCTTCCACGGCCTGCTCTCCTGTTTTGGCATTTTAGAGAACGCCCTGATCCTTTGGGTGGTGGGTTTCCGTCTGCAGCGTCGTACAGTGACCGCTGTCTGGGTGCTCAATTTGGCCATGTCTGACTTCATGGCCACACTGACACTTCCACTCTTCACTCTCTACCTGGCCTCCTCCCACAGTTGGGAGCTTGGCAACACTCTCTGCAAAATACAAGCATCCATCTTTTTCTTGAACATGTTTGTGTCCGCCTTCCTGCTAGCAGCCATTTCAATGGACCGATGCCTTCTAGTAATCAAACCGGTGTGGTGCCAGAATCATCGATCGGTGGCGCAAGCGTGGAAGGTGTGTTTGGTGGCTTGGCTGTGGGCAGCAATTAATACATTTCCTTACTTCCTATTTCGCTCAGTGACCGAGACTGCGGATAAAAGGAAACTTTGCTACCATAATTTTGCCCTGCATCAAACATCGGAAGCCACACTTGAGAGAGACTGTGAAGTGAGGCAAACAGCCACAGCTGTCTCCAAACTGTTGCTGGCATTCCTGATTCCCCTCATGGTGATTGCGGGAAGTTACATCCAAATTGGACTCAGCCTGAGGAAAAGGAGTCGGAAGAGGATGCAACAGAGCATCAAGTTAAATAAGGCGTTAATTGGATCAAACAATAATGGCCCGTCGGGAGCTCCAAGGCCACTTGCTTTTCCTCGATCATCCTTGATACCTCCACCCTTGTCCCCAGGCGCATCTTTTCGTCTCAACCATCACAACCAGAGCTTCACAAAGATGGTGACATCAGTGATTTCAGTATTTGCCCTATGCTGGGCTCCCtatcacatcttctgcatgattGAGGTGTCAGCCCTATACTACCAGGAAAACCTTAAAGTGGTGGAGGTGGGATTGCATCTCGCCACAACCATTGCCTTCTTTAATTCAGTGCTGAATCCCATTCTGTACGCCTTTAGCTGCCCGCACTTTTGTGTGAGGATAAGACAAAGCTTGGTAGCTGTCTTTGATGGACTCGTagaggagggaggaggaaaaCGATTGTCTCCAACATTCGGTGTACAAGCTCATACGTGGCCAAAATGCAGTCGAGGTTCCTGCTATACCACCTCACGATCACCAACGACTCCTTTACCTGGCCTTCCACCAAAATCGGATAATACTAACAAATAATATAGCCTCAGTGATGTCCATAAAGCATTGCGACTCAAGCAATGATGTACAACATGTCTGAATCGGTGCAAGGCTTTAGTCATCCGTTTCATGAATGAGAGTCGTCCCATTTGACATATCTCTACAAAAACAGTTTGCATTCTTACTCATATTAATATGGTTGAATCATTTTTGCACTtcacaaatgtaaataaaaactacCGTGCAAAGCAAAAACCTTGCATCAACAATGCCTCGAAACGTCATCGGCGTATGTGGGCTTGAACTCATCGGTGATAGACTCACTCTCAGCGGATAAATATGCTGTGGTTAGACGAGTTcacatttcaaattgtttttaaaaatgatggACATTGTATCCTCAGGACCAAAGTTCAATGGCCAGTATGTGTTATGAGCATGGTATATTTCACTTGCACTTATTTGAAAGCATCATTAACCCTGCATACatgttttggagcaacatatgctgccatccatgCAATATATTTTCCCGGGACAtccctgcttatttcagcatgaCATTACCATGACACATTACAACTGCAACTGTTACAAAGTACATCAGCGGAGACCCTGAACTATTGAGCAACTGAAGCTgtacatcaagcaagaatgggaaagaattccacctACAAAGCTTAAACAATTTGTGTTCTTAATTTCAAAATGCGTATTGAGTGTTTTGACAGGGAAATTGATGTAAATGTAGTAAATGTGCACCTGTCTGATATATTTTGGATTGTGTTTCAGGTTTTAAATTCAAAATAAGTGAATATttggaaacacacacactcacacacacataaagtttatcagtttgagcATTAATTATCTCCTCTTTGCTGCATAGTCaactgaatttaaactgaaaaggATTTGAAAGTAATTGTCTTCTGTTTTTTAATCCCCATCGTCATTGTAATTGTCAAATACTGTGACATACGtatgaaaaaacattttaaaaatggatCAATTTGATTGCCTCCTTTTAAGAGAATTTTTGCAGGGTTTCATTGAATtccaaattaaggataaaatatatatttcttgcATTTGGCAAGTAATATTGCAAAACAACCACAACAGAGATTCTGAATGACAACATGATTGTTAATCACTAGTGGGCAGTCTGTCATCCCATTCATTAACATGAAACATGTTAGAGTAGGATTATGCTTTTCAGGTCCCCTAATCCAGGATCATTATAAATCTGCAGTGCTGAACATTTGACCACCTTTCTGGAAGATTAGATTTGATCATACTGTATGAGACACTAATTTTGATTGATTGTCTCACAACCAACACCCAAATTGTCTGGTTCCGTCACATTTAGACACACACAGGATGTAATGTGGGTCAAACCAATGTAGGATTACCATGGAGGTAGTTGTAATTTGGAGGGAATATTAAAGAGAAAAGATCATGAATACAAAAACAGAACGGGATTAAAAGAAAAGAGTCAGACCTACATACACAGCTCCCTTTCTATCTCAGCCATTCAACAGATAATCTCTCGGCAGTTGGGACGTTACTCTTCCATTGTTTTCTTCTCCAGAACAAACCCGAGCATGTACAGCAATAGTCTGGCATTTGAGTGGATGAAGCAAATTGAgtcttgttcttagaaatggAACCAAACGTGAAAATCAGAAGGAGTAAATTCAGAGAACATATGGCTTGATCTTGGCATTAACACAATAAAAATCAATGATTTAAACTGATCAGATAGGATTTTACACTCAAACTGTCAAACTGTATGCCTACAAAGTATTAGTCAAAACAGTGGTAGTCTGAACCGAAAGATGTGAGAAGAATCAGTGACAAGGTGGCAGGAGATTGGAAGAATTGCTTGAACGGGTTTAATGCACTAATACTGTGCTTGTAGTTGACAGATGCTGGGTAGAGCATTAAATCTGTGTTCCATGTTTGTGATTTTCTTTTGGCCACCAGAAATCCTATACTCCCCTTCTTACTTGAATTCGACATATTTTAAGGCTTATTGCTGTTACCAAACTAAATATATGGCATTGTGTGTGTATCACATTGTTAGAATTGTAAAATCAAATCAAGTTGAGCAGCTTGACCGGACAGATGCTTGTCCATGTGTGTGTACTCATGGTTTGTGTCGATTACTATTGCTGCATTGTCATACTCAAAACATGTCAAATCATGTTCTTTATTCTGTTAAATATATGTTTTGGAATGCATTCGTGAAAAGCAATATCAATGATTCTTATGAACGTATGGTTTTTAGCACTTTGTGTAGTctttgttcttttctttttttaaaacaaggtAATTGAAATAGTTTTAAAACTATAAACAACATTAGGGTGGACTGGTTTTAATATTTTTCTGTATCACCAGTTCTGCATCACTGGTACAAACCTTGGGCGAGATGGACTTGGCAGTACCCACTGGAGTTGGTTGCAAGTCAATGACAGGGcatagagagcgagagagggagcgagggagagagagagagagagagagagagagagagagagagagagagagagagagagagagagagagagagagagaatgtcaTTTCTGAAGGGTAAAGAAAAATAATTCTGCACCTCCCCTGACATTGTGCTCATTTTAAATCAAttgagtgatttttttattttatgtacgCATATGCATACATATTGCCATGTAAGCAAATAATgccagtttgtgtttgtgtaagtTAAAAAAGAGATGCACGGCATACAACCAGGCAAATGAAAATATGATGCATAAAGCAGTAGGGATGAAAGGGAGGCAGGGGTGAGGGAAGGAGGAGCAACCACAGTAAGAGATGTGCCTCAGATTATCAACCAGTGTCAGACGCTCCACAAACAGATAAAGAGGACAAAAGGAAAGAGCGGACATCTCTGTGCATGCAGGTTTGGCAGAAAAGATGACAGACGTGAAGAACGTGTCATCCTTGGATGTGCCAGAGGGAAAATTGTTGAAGAAGGTCAGTTGATGTACAGCTCTCATAATGTCTTATTGAGCTTTTCTCAATCTGCATTCATCATTGGAGACCTAAATTGCTTAAACCTGCTCACTGTTTGAGATCTACAACTGCTCGTGTTTGTCATACATGCTTTCTGTTGTCCAAACAGGGAAACTTGCGGAACACCACACTCACCTTGATGAATTGAATATTGCATTCTTGGCAGGGTTCCATTAAAAAGAAGATTGAATCTCTGAGGCGTTGGAGTTCAGCTAGTATCAAGAGGCCTCCAAAgcaaaaggccaaaaccttgagCCTGTCCTcccctgtgggagaccgtgatGACCTTTGGCTGCAAGAAGAAGACAAGGGAAAGCTGCGGCCCATTGTTGCCTCTGTGTTTGGACAGGTAGGATTCCAAACTAGGCAATATTTTGTTGTGAATTGTTTCATTCGTCGTTCGACGTGAGTTCTGGGGAGGTACCAAGGAACCAAGGAGGAAAGAAACACATTAAGGTTATTGTCAAAAAGGCCTTCACATACAGTATAATTGTGTTTTGTATTATTTCATCATACAGCTATTGACCATAAAGGTATGCAAAAATGTGATTTTCCATAAGATAAAATCCCTGCCACAGTTTGTCTTTCGCCACAGGTGCTTCTACTCAAACGAGGAAGTTTACCTACAGGTTGAGTAGAAACGCCTGTGGCTAACCCCAAACTGTGTTTTTACATTCTGGACCTGGATTCTCCACCCCTGATTGTGTGAATGGGACAGTCATTATTGTTATCAATCATCACCAGCATTCAGATGGACATCTATACTGATGCCCACATAAATCTCAAAATATTCAAACAATATTTTAGAGTTTATAGACATAAGAATGAAGAAAGTTCATTAAGCAATACTAAACTATAGTGAGCTCCTAAaaagacacaaacaaaaaaaacaaagacataTATTCAGTCACTCATATATTCAAATGTAGCAGATGATGAAGGTGGTGGGGCCTATAGGATGAGTGCCATTGATGAATGTCATTTTAAAAGAAAGGCAGAAGATATTGATTGATTTGACAGGGATTCAAATTGAGCTGCCATGAGTGAGAAGACAAACAGCCAGATGCGCATCATTTCCACCACTTTTTTTCTCACAATAAGACGGAAGAAGGGGAATCAcaatcctcagcctccctggtaaggtctattcaggggtgctggagaggagggtccgtcgggaggtcgaacctcggattcaggaggagcagtgttgctttcgtcctggccgtggaacagtggaccagctctacaccctcggcaggatcctcgagggtgcatgggagttcgcccaaccagtccacatgtgttttgtggacttggagaaggcgttcgaccgtgtccctcgggaggttctgtggagggtgcttcgggagtacggggtgccgagccaactgataagggcggttcggtccctgtatcaccgatgccagagtctggtccgcatttccggcagtaagtcggattcgttcccagtgagggttggactccgccaaggctgccctttgtcaccgattctgttcataatttttatggacagaatttctaggcgcagccgaggcgttgagggggtccggtttggggacctcagcatcgcgt comes from the Syngnathus scovelli strain Florida chromosome 5, RoL_Ssco_1.2, whole genome shotgun sequence genome and includes:
- the LOC125968962 gene encoding prostaglandin D2 receptor 2 isoform X1, whose translation is MQHKGRNRARAPMSNTTITSNASGDQHFCPLLQIMQEHALNNQTKTNWIVVCFHGLLSCFGILENALILWVVGFRLQRRTVTAVWVLNLAMSDFMATLTLPLFTLYLASSHSWELGNTLCKIQASIFFLNMFVSAFLLAAISMDRCLLVIKPVWCQNHRSVAQAWKVCLVAWLWAAINTFPYFLFRSVTETADKRKLCYHNFALHQTSEATLERDCEVRQTATAVSKLLLAFLIPLMVIAGSYIQIGLSLRKRSRKRMQQSIKLNKALIGSNNNGPSGAPRPLAFPRSSLIPPPLSPGASFRLNHHNQSFTKMVTSVISVFALCWAPYHIFCMIEVSALYYQENLKVVEVGLHLATTIAFFNSVLNPILYAFSCPHFCVRIRQSLVAVFDGLVEEGGGKRLSPTFGVQAHTWPKCSRGSCYTTSRSPTTPLPGLPPKSDNTNK
- the LOC125968962 gene encoding prostaglandin D2 receptor 2 isoform X2 — its product is MSNTTITSNASGDQHFCPLLQIMQEHALNNQTKTNWIVVCFHGLLSCFGILENALILWVVGFRLQRRTVTAVWVLNLAMSDFMATLTLPLFTLYLASSHSWELGNTLCKIQASIFFLNMFVSAFLLAAISMDRCLLVIKPVWCQNHRSVAQAWKVCLVAWLWAAINTFPYFLFRSVTETADKRKLCYHNFALHQTSEATLERDCEVRQTATAVSKLLLAFLIPLMVIAGSYIQIGLSLRKRSRKRMQQSIKLNKALIGSNNNGPSGAPRPLAFPRSSLIPPPLSPGASFRLNHHNQSFTKMVTSVISVFALCWAPYHIFCMIEVSALYYQENLKVVEVGLHLATTIAFFNSVLNPILYAFSCPHFCVRIRQSLVAVFDGLVEEGGGKRLSPTFGVQAHTWPKCSRGSCYTTSRSPTTPLPGLPPKSDNTNK